A genomic segment from Sphingopyxis sp. DBS4 encodes:
- a CDS encoding GNAT family N-acetyltransferase: MVELLPLSDIEPQAVEALLDAAFGTDRFGRTAYRIREGMDAVPTLSFAAVEDGALIGTIQCWPVAHRAADGTATPLVMVGPVAVRPDVQRGGHGRALMAHMLTAAETRADSALMMIGDPEYYGRFFDFTAEATGAWDLRGPFERRRLLARAVNGHGLPTSAGTIGPR; the protein is encoded by the coding sequence GGCGGTCGAGGCTCTCCTCGACGCCGCTTTCGGGACGGACCGCTTTGGACGAACCGCCTATCGCATCCGCGAGGGCATGGATGCGGTGCCGACCCTGAGCTTCGCCGCCGTCGAGGATGGCGCCTTGATCGGTACGATCCAGTGCTGGCCGGTTGCGCATCGCGCCGCCGACGGCACGGCGACGCCGCTGGTGATGGTCGGCCCGGTCGCGGTGCGTCCCGACGTCCAGCGCGGCGGGCATGGCCGTGCGCTGATGGCGCATATGCTGACGGCGGCGGAGACCAGGGCGGACAGCGCGCTGATGATGATCGGCGATCCCGAATATTACGGCCGCTTCTTCGATTTCACCGCGGAGGCGACGGGGGCGTGGGACTTGCGGGGCCCGTTCGAACGGCGGCGCCTGCTGGCGCGGGCGGTGAACGGCCATGGGCTGCCGACGTCGGCGGGGACGATCGGGCCGCGCTAG
- a CDS encoding DUF1285 domain-containing protein has product MVSPAPSLPKDFSQLSLAEAAELLAARQLPPVEQWHPEREGDSAMEIRADGSWYHEGGRINRPAMVRLFSTILRREPDGGHVLVTPAEKLRIAVEDTPFRAVEMKSEGEGQTRKLVFRLDTDDLVMAGPDHPLRFGRDPDAPDPRLHVRGVIGNGLEARIDRALYYEIVEMALADGAEPPAIWSNGACFPLVDA; this is encoded by the coding sequence ATGGTCAGCCCCGCGCCTTCGCTTCCCAAGGATTTCTCGCAGCTCTCGCTCGCCGAAGCTGCCGAACTGCTCGCGGCGCGCCAACTGCCGCCGGTCGAGCAATGGCACCCCGAGCGCGAAGGTGACAGCGCGATGGAGATTCGCGCCGACGGGAGCTGGTATCACGAGGGCGGGCGGATCAACCGGCCCGCGATGGTCAGGCTCTTCTCGACGATCCTGCGGCGTGAGCCCGACGGCGGCCATGTCCTCGTCACCCCCGCCGAAAAGCTGCGCATCGCGGTCGAGGACACGCCCTTCCGCGCGGTCGAGATGAAAAGCGAAGGCGAAGGGCAAACGCGCAAGCTCGTCTTCCGGCTCGACACCGACGATCTGGTAATGGCGGGCCCCGACCACCCGCTGCGCTTCGGCCGAGACCCCGATGCCCCCGACCCGCGCCTGCATGTGCGCGGGGTCATCGGCAACGGCCTCGAAGCACGTATCGACCGTGCGCTCTATTACGAGATCGTCGAGATGGCGCTCGCAGACGGAGCGGAGCCGCCCGCGATCTGGTCGAACGGCGCGTGCTTTCCGCTGGTGGACGCCTGA
- a CDS encoding CoA pyrophosphatase, which produces MLSEKLRVALDNLLPDAGSDEAYLLHGQSLRDAAVLIAFTDRPDPGVILTQRPQWLRSHAGQVAFPGGKVDPGDRDVVDAALREAEEEIGLHRRDVAIAGPTDAYRSGSGYHITPVLGVIPPDLPLDPNPDEVEAWFEVPLDILFDPGNYQLHHANWQGQDRHYYDMDWQGRRIWGVTADIIINLARRLPPGWHR; this is translated from the coding sequence ATGCTGTCGGAGAAATTGCGCGTCGCGCTCGACAATCTGCTCCCCGACGCCGGATCGGACGAAGCCTATCTGCTCCACGGTCAAAGCCTGCGCGATGCCGCGGTGCTGATCGCCTTCACCGACCGGCCCGACCCCGGCGTGATCCTGACCCAGCGGCCGCAATGGCTGCGCAGCCATGCGGGGCAGGTCGCTTTTCCGGGCGGCAAGGTCGATCCCGGCGACCGCGACGTCGTCGATGCGGCGCTGCGCGAGGCCGAGGAAGAGATCGGGCTCCACCGCCGCGACGTCGCGATCGCGGGGCCGACCGACGCCTATCGCTCGGGCAGCGGCTATCACATCACCCCGGTGCTCGGCGTGATCCCGCCCGACCTGCCGCTCGATCCCAATCCCGACGAGGTCGAGGCGTGGTTCGAAGTGCCGCTCGACATATTGTTCGACCCCGGCAATTATCAGCTGCACCATGCCAATTGGCAGGGGCAGGACCGCCATTATTACGACATGGACTGGCAGGGACGACGGATCTGGGGCGTGACGGCCGATATCATCATCAACCTCGCGCGGCGGCTGCCGCCGGGCTGGCATCGCTAG
- a CDS encoding CCA tRNA nucleotidyltransferase — MAAGTKLPAAAWRTAPGLRRIVAALRADGGAVKVVGGAVRDTLLGHSVTDIDLATPLLPEEVTARLEAADVKVIPTGIAHGTVTAIASGERHEITTLRRDVATDGRRATIAFAGDWCEDAARRDFTINALYADPDSGAVDDWFGGIADLKAGCVRFIGDAATRIAEDHLRILRFYRFAARFGRGELEPASHAAVVAARQSLKSLSRERVADELLKILSLPDPRAIAGQMAADGIFAVILPELDDGFAGALDRLLANEAAAAVDPAPLRRLVALLPAEAAVAEQVASRLRLSTRQRKHMGAVAAHRGVLSPARQLAHGIGVEAARDAWLFAANPSDAGAAVAALNGWEVPLLPVKGGDLIARGVTAGPEVARILRAVEAQWVTEDYPDAARVGAIVDQMIGRSSAPRQ; from the coding sequence ATGGCGGCGGGGACGAAGCTGCCCGCCGCGGCGTGGCGCACCGCGCCCGGCCTGCGGCGGATCGTCGCGGCGCTGCGCGCCGACGGCGGCGCGGTCAAGGTCGTCGGCGGCGCGGTGCGCGACACGTTGCTCGGGCATTCGGTGACCGACATCGACCTCGCGACGCCGCTGTTGCCGGAGGAGGTGACCGCACGCCTTGAAGCCGCCGATGTCAAGGTCATTCCGACCGGCATCGCGCACGGCACCGTCACCGCGATCGCAAGCGGCGAGCGGCACGAGATCACGACACTGCGCCGCGACGTCGCCACCGACGGGCGCCGCGCGACGATCGCTTTTGCGGGCGACTGGTGCGAGGATGCGGCGCGGCGCGACTTCACGATCAACGCCCTTTACGCCGATCCCGACAGCGGTGCGGTCGACGACTGGTTCGGCGGCATTGCCGATCTGAAGGCCGGCTGTGTGCGCTTCATCGGCGACGCGGCGACGCGCATCGCCGAGGATCATCTGCGCATCCTGCGCTTCTATCGCTTCGCGGCGCGCTTTGGACGCGGCGAACTGGAGCCCGCCAGCCATGCCGCGGTCGTCGCGGCGCGCCAGTCGCTCAAGAGCCTGTCGCGCGAGCGCGTCGCCGACGAATTGCTGAAGATATTGTCCTTGCCCGACCCGCGTGCCATCGCGGGGCAGATGGCGGCGGACGGTATTTTCGCGGTGATCCTGCCCGAGCTCGACGACGGCTTTGCCGGGGCGCTCGACCGACTGCTCGCCAACGAGGCCGCCGCTGCGGTCGATCCCGCTCCGCTGCGCCGCCTTGTCGCGCTGCTTCCTGCCGAAGCCGCGGTCGCCGAGCAGGTGGCCAGCCGGCTCCGGCTGTCGACGCGGCAGCGCAAGCATATGGGCGCGGTCGCGGCGCATCGCGGCGTGCTCAGCCCCGCGCGGCAACTCGCCCATGGCATCGGGGTCGAGGCGGCGCGCGACGCCTGGCTGTTCGCGGCAAACCCGTCCGACGCCGGAGCAGCGGTCGCCGCACTGAACGGTTGGGAGGTACCGCTGCTGCCGGTCAAGGGCGGCGACCTTATCGCGCGCGGCGTGACCGCGGGCCCCGAGGTCGCCCGCATCCTGCGCGCGGTCGAGGCGCAGTGGGTGACGGAGGATTATCCCGATGCCGCGCGCGTCGGCGCGATCGTCGATCAGATGATCGGCCGCTCCAGCGCGCCGCGCCAATAG
- a CDS encoding bifunctional diguanylate cyclase/phosphodiesterase: MPIDRTGEDRPSLFVGWIDALPVPAALIRPLSRGNFSLHASNAAFDKLDLSPAGVNAPIELRRAIERAPQEVGGAQEFSCRLGKGVAARDLRGSIGPLPGEDGDTGLFLLTLIDRTQEMMTERNLRRELVSDSLTGLPNRAGFEELVEQRSDGEASGDHAILLLDLARFSRINEHIGPMAGDELIITVARRLKSSLRSGDILARTGGDEFAISSRVPGGKADVREMARRIRGCFDHPFRIGELKVSVDCAIGCAIQPGIDTDIADQIRHAQIALKRAKRTDRIEIYEPEAAILSDNRFGLETELRSAIEEDRLHLEFQPLVELATGTVAGFEALARWNTSDGLSIPPTEFIPIAEDSGLIVPLGQWAIGKAAATLADWDRANGGQSVDCYISVNVSAIQLVRDDVAAVVRDALAANAIGGERLMIELTESAIIGDPDLALSVLSELKALEARVAMDDFGTGYSNLAYLQRLPLDVLKIDRSFVDHMVEDRDKAAIVRTIQSLAEVLGMRTTAEGVETADQARLLSALGCDFGQGFLFARPMEAEAALTYWRGALERPII; the protein is encoded by the coding sequence ATGCCTATCGATAGAACCGGCGAAGACCGGCCATCCTTGTTCGTCGGCTGGATCGACGCCCTGCCCGTTCCGGCGGCGCTGATCCGCCCGCTGTCGCGCGGCAACTTCAGCCTGCACGCGAGCAATGCCGCGTTCGACAAGCTCGATTTGTCACCCGCCGGCGTGAACGCTCCCATCGAGCTGCGCCGCGCGATCGAACGCGCGCCCCAGGAAGTCGGCGGCGCGCAGGAATTTTCGTGCCGCCTCGGCAAAGGCGTCGCAGCGCGTGACCTGCGCGGCTCGATCGGCCCGCTTCCCGGCGAAGACGGCGACACCGGCCTGTTCCTGCTGACGCTGATCGACCGCACGCAGGAAATGATGACCGAGCGCAATTTGCGCCGCGAACTCGTCTCCGACAGCCTGACCGGCCTGCCCAACCGCGCCGGGTTCGAAGAACTCGTCGAGCAGCGCAGCGATGGCGAGGCGAGCGGCGACCACGCGATCCTGCTGCTCGACCTCGCGCGCTTTTCGCGCATCAACGAACATATCGGGCCGATGGCGGGCGACGAACTGATCATCACCGTCGCGCGCCGCCTGAAATCAAGCCTGCGCAGCGGCGACATATTGGCGCGTACCGGCGGCGACGAATTCGCCATCTCGTCGCGCGTCCCCGGCGGCAAGGCCGACGTACGCGAGATGGCGCGCCGCATCCGCGGCTGCTTCGACCATCCGTTCCGCATCGGCGAACTGAAGGTCAGCGTCGATTGCGCGATCGGCTGCGCGATCCAGCCCGGCATCGACACCGACATCGCCGACCAGATCCGCCACGCGCAGATCGCGCTGAAACGCGCCAAACGCACCGACCGCATCGAAATCTACGAGCCCGAGGCGGCGATCCTGTCCGACAATCGCTTTGGCCTCGAAACCGAGCTCAGAAGCGCGATCGAGGAGGATCGGCTCCACCTCGAATTTCAGCCGCTGGTCGAGCTGGCGACCGGCACCGTCGCAGGGTTCGAGGCGCTCGCGCGCTGGAACACCAGCGACGGACTGTCGATCCCGCCGACCGAATTCATTCCCATCGCCGAGGATTCGGGGCTCATCGTCCCGCTCGGCCAATGGGCGATCGGGAAAGCGGCGGCGACGCTCGCCGACTGGGACCGGGCGAACGGCGGCCAGTCGGTCGATTGCTATATCTCGGTCAACGTCTCGGCGATCCAACTCGTGCGCGACGATGTCGCGGCGGTGGTGCGCGACGCGCTCGCCGCCAATGCGATCGGCGGCGAGCGGCTGATGATCGAACTCACCGAAAGCGCGATCATCGGCGATCCCGACCTCGCGCTGTCGGTGCTCAGCGAATTGAAGGCGCTGGAAGCGCGCGTTGCGATGGACGATTTCGGCACCGGCTATTCGAACCTCGCCTATCTCCAGCGCCTGCCGCTCGACGTGCTCAAGATCGACCGCAGCTTCGTCGACCATATGGTCGAGGATCGCGACAAGGCGGCAATCGTCCGCACGATCCAGAGCCTGGCCGAGGTGCTGGGGATGCGGACGACGGCGGAAGGCGTCGAGACCGCCGACCAGGCGCGGCTGCTTTCGGCGCTCGGCTGCGACTTCGGGCAGGGCTTTCTGTTCGCGCGGCCGATGGAGGCCGAGGCGGCGCTCACCTATTGGCGCGGCGCGCTGGAGCGGCCGATCATCTGA
- the parC gene encoding DNA topoisomerase IV subunit A: protein MASNSDDLPPSEPPKSPGDGIDTPFDSALSERYLVYALSTITARSLPDLRDGLKPVHRRLLWAMRAMRLDPSQGYKKSARVVGDVIGKFHPHGDTAVYDAMVRLAQDFSLRYPLVDGQGNFGNIDGDNAAAYRYTEARLTRVAIDLMQGLDEGTVDFKPTYNGEDEEPEIMPGLFPNLLANGASGIAVGMATNIPPHNAAEVIDAALLLIENPKAELSDLLEHVKGPDFPTGGIIVDSPETIAHAYETGRGGFRVRARFSTGKQDGVWEETGIEKQPGGTWQLVVSEIPYGVAKGKLIEQIAQLIADKKLPILEDVRDESAEDLRIVLVPKSRNVDPDILKESLYRLTELESRFALNLNVLDATRTPKVMGLHQLLTEWLEHQIVVLVRRSKHRIAKIDDRLELVGGYLIAFLNLDRIIEIIRTEDEPKPVMMAEFLLTDRQAEAILNMRLRSLRKLEEMELKREQDALTAEREELVKLVESPARQRTRLKRDLGALRAVYGPDTALGARRTTLAEAAPARDIPLDAMIEKEPVTVILSKRGWIRAQRGHVASDQWGEFKFKEGDELAFAAHAQTTDKLLVAASDGRFYTVGADKLPGGRGFGEPLRLMVDIDPEARIVAMIPASAEGRLLLASTSGHGFIAQMADVVAETRKGRNVVNLKPKAQLSVVRPIASGDDSIAVVGENRKLVVFPITEMPVMARGQGVTLQKYRDGGLSDAISFVFAEGLSWTMGGDTGRTRTESDLGPWRVARSASGRMPPTGFPRNNRFD, encoded by the coding sequence ATGGCGAGTAACTCCGACGACCTTCCCCCTTCTGAGCCCCCAAAATCCCCGGGCGACGGCATCGACACCCCGTTCGACAGCGCTTTGTCCGAACGCTATCTCGTCTATGCGCTCTCGACGATCACCGCGCGCTCGCTGCCCGACCTTCGCGACGGGCTGAAGCCGGTTCACCGCCGCCTGCTGTGGGCGATGCGCGCGATGCGGCTCGACCCGAGCCAGGGCTACAAGAAGTCGGCGCGCGTCGTCGGCGACGTGATCGGCAAATTCCATCCGCACGGCGACACCGCGGTCTATGACGCGATGGTCCGTCTCGCGCAGGATTTCTCGCTTCGCTATCCGCTCGTCGACGGCCAGGGCAATTTCGGCAATATCGACGGCGATAATGCCGCAGCCTACCGCTATACCGAGGCGCGGCTGACGCGCGTCGCGATCGACCTGATGCAGGGGCTCGATGAGGGCACGGTCGATTTCAAGCCGACCTATAATGGCGAGGACGAAGAGCCCGAAATCATGCCGGGCCTCTTCCCGAACCTGCTCGCCAATGGCGCGAGCGGGATCGCGGTCGGCATGGCGACGAACATTCCGCCGCACAATGCCGCCGAGGTGATCGACGCCGCGCTGTTGCTGATCGAGAATCCAAAGGCCGAGCTGTCCGACCTGCTGGAGCATGTCAAAGGCCCCGACTTTCCGACCGGCGGCATCATCGTCGATAGCCCGGAGACGATCGCCCACGCCTATGAAACCGGTCGGGGCGGCTTCCGCGTCCGCGCGCGCTTCTCGACCGGCAAACAGGATGGCGTCTGGGAAGAGACGGGGATCGAGAAACAGCCAGGCGGCACCTGGCAACTCGTCGTCAGCGAGATTCCTTATGGTGTCGCCAAAGGCAAGCTGATCGAACAGATCGCGCAGCTCATCGCCGACAAGAAACTGCCGATTCTCGAGGATGTCCGCGACGAAAGCGCCGAAGACCTGCGCATCGTGCTGGTGCCGAAGAGCCGCAACGTCGACCCCGACATCCTCAAGGAAAGCCTCTACCGGCTGACCGAACTCGAAAGCCGCTTCGCGCTCAATCTTAACGTCCTCGACGCGACGCGGACGCCGAAGGTGATGGGGCTGCACCAGCTTCTCACCGAATGGCTCGAGCATCAGATCGTCGTGCTGGTCCGCCGCTCGAAACATCGCATCGCCAAGATCGATGACCGGCTCGAACTGGTCGGCGGTTATTTGATTGCCTTCCTCAACCTCGACCGGATCATCGAGATCATCCGCACCGAGGACGAGCCCAAACCGGTGATGATGGCCGAGTTCCTGCTCACCGACCGCCAGGCCGAGGCGATCCTCAACATGCGCCTGCGGTCCTTGCGCAAGCTCGAGGAAATGGAATTGAAGCGCGAGCAGGACGCGCTGACCGCCGAACGCGAGGAACTGGTCAAGCTGGTCGAGAGCCCGGCGCGCCAACGCACGCGGCTGAAGCGCGACCTCGGCGCGCTGCGTGCCGTCTACGGCCCCGACACCGCGCTCGGCGCGCGCCGCACGACACTGGCCGAAGCGGCGCCCGCGCGCGACATTCCGCTCGATGCGATGATCGAGAAGGAACCGGTGACGGTGATCCTCTCGAAGCGCGGCTGGATCCGCGCCCAGCGCGGCCATGTCGCGTCCGACCAGTGGGGCGAGTTCAAGTTCAAGGAAGGCGACGAACTCGCCTTCGCCGCGCACGCACAGACGACCGACAAGCTGCTGGTTGCCGCAAGCGACGGGCGTTTCTACACCGTCGGTGCCGACAAGCTGCCCGGCGGGCGCGGCTTCGGCGAACCGCTGCGGCTGATGGTCGACATCGATCCCGAGGCGCGCATCGTCGCGATGATCCCGGCGAGCGCCGAGGGGCGCCTGCTCCTCGCCTCGACGAGCGGCCACGGCTTCATCGCCCAGATGGCCGACGTCGTCGCCGAGACGCGCAAGGGCCGCAACGTCGTCAACCTGAAACCGAAGGCACAGCTTTCCGTCGTCCGCCCGATCGCGTCGGGCGACGACAGCATCGCCGTCGTCGGCGAGAACCGCAAGCTCGTGGTCTTTCCGATCACCGAAATGCCGGTGATGGCGAGGGGACAAGGGGTAACGTTGCAGAAGTATCGCGATGGCGGCCTGTCCGATGCGATCAGCTTCGTTTTCGCCGAGGGGCTAAGCTGGACGATGGGCGGCGACACCGGCCGCACCCGCACCGAAAGCGACCTCGGCCCCTGGCGCGTCGCGCGCAGCGCATCGGGACGGATGCCCCCCACGGGCTTCCCGCGGAACAACCGCTTCGACTGA
- a CDS encoding pyridoxamine 5'-phosphate oxidase family protein, with protein sequence MSVIDSIAALEAVVGKQPPAINLKVIDHVDATARRWLAASPLMFAGIGDGASIAITIGGGEPGFASADAATLSVPLDLIDDPALVRAGAGFSSLFLLPGIGETLRINGRVADTESGIARIAIEECYVHCAKALIRSDFWSAEPLVGAPDEVGAFVAASRFMALATVDPQGHADLSPKGDPAGCMARLADGALWFPDRPGNRRTDSFRNIIAQPRIAAALLLPGSSAIAILSGTASPTSDEAARLPFAVQGKTPLLVTTVRDLDIALRPSAALGRARLWPAAAAPADIKPAKMFAEHMRLNKDKGLGARIASAAVSIPGLMQKALDKDYKDNLY encoded by the coding sequence ATGAGCGTCATCGACAGCATCGCCGCGCTCGAAGCGGTGGTCGGCAAGCAGCCGCCCGCGATCAACCTGAAGGTGATCGATCATGTCGATGCTACTGCGCGGCGCTGGCTTGCGGCATCGCCGCTGATGTTCGCAGGGATCGGCGATGGCGCCTCGATCGCGATCACCATCGGCGGCGGCGAACCGGGCTTTGCGAGCGCCGATGCCGCGACGCTGTCGGTGCCGCTCGACCTGATCGACGACCCCGCTCTGGTCCGGGCAGGCGCGGGGTTCAGCTCGCTGTTCCTGCTGCCCGGTATCGGCGAAACGCTACGCATCAACGGCCGGGTCGCGGACACCGAAAGTGGCATAGCGCGGATCGCGATCGAGGAATGCTATGTCCATTGCGCCAAGGCGCTGATCCGATCCGACTTCTGGTCGGCAGAGCCGCTCGTCGGCGCGCCGGACGAGGTCGGCGCCTTCGTCGCGGCGAGCCGCTTCATGGCGCTGGCGACCGTCGACCCGCAGGGGCACGCCGACCTCAGCCCCAAGGGCGATCCGGCGGGATGCATGGCAAGGCTGGCGGACGGCGCGCTCTGGTTCCCCGACCGCCCCGGCAACCGCCGCACCGACAGCTTTCGCAACATCATCGCGCAGCCGCGCATCGCCGCAGCGCTGCTGCTGCCGGGGTCTTCCGCCATTGCGATATTATCGGGCACGGCCTCGCCGACCAGCGACGAGGCGGCGCGCTTGCCCTTCGCGGTGCAGGGCAAGACACCGCTGCTCGTTACCACGGTACGCGACCTCGATATCGCGCTGCGGCCCAGTGCCGCGCTGGGGCGCGCGCGGCTCTGGCCCGCCGCTGCCGCGCCCGCCGATATCAAGCCCGCCAAGATGTTCGCCGAGCATATGCGGCTCAACAAGGACAAGGGCCTCGGTGCTCGCATCGCGAGCGCGGCGGTGTCGATTCCCGGCCTGATGCAGAAGGCGCTCGACAAGGATTACAAGGACAATCTCTATTAG
- a CDS encoding protein-S-isoprenylcysteine O-methyltransferase, producing the protein MSEANRRSMMTSLPAMATAIAALALLLLALLRWQDNGWGALIWLGAFVATIAIRLPHSLRNRANVVVDARKDVTEKLLLTAMFLAMMLLPLLHLATPLFAFADYRLLDWATGIGTALQIPFLWLFWRSHADLGRNWSPGLEVRDGHALVTNGIYDRIRHPMYAAIWISALAQPLLIHNWIAGVLVVPAFAAMWFLRVPQEERMMARRFGAEWDAYCGRTGRLWPGSAPMIGPQL; encoded by the coding sequence ATGTCCGAAGCGAACCGGCGATCGATGATGACCAGCCTTCCCGCGATGGCGACCGCCATCGCCGCGCTGGCCCTGCTGCTGCTCGCGCTGCTCCGATGGCAGGACAATGGCTGGGGGGCGCTCATATGGCTCGGCGCCTTCGTCGCGACGATCGCGATCCGCCTGCCCCACTCGCTGCGCAACCGCGCCAACGTCGTCGTCGATGCCCGCAAGGACGTGACCGAAAAGCTGCTGCTGACGGCGATGTTCCTCGCCATGATGCTGTTGCCGCTACTCCACCTCGCCACGCCGCTGTTTGCCTTTGCCGACTATCGCCTGCTCGACTGGGCGACAGGGATCGGCACCGCGTTGCAAATCCCCTTCCTCTGGCTCTTCTGGCGCAGCCACGCCGACCTCGGCCGCAACTGGAGCCCGGGCCTCGAGGTGCGCGACGGACATGCGCTGGTGACGAACGGCATTTATGACCGTATCCGTCATCCCATGTATGCCGCGATCTGGATTTCGGCGCTGGCGCAGCCGCTGCTGATCCACAACTGGATCGCGGGCGTGCTCGTCGTTCCGGCCTTTGCCGCGATGTGGTTCCTGCGCGTTCCGCAGGAGGAGCGCATGATGGCGCGCCGCTTCGGCGCCGAATGGGACGCCTATTGCGGCCGGACCGGGCGCCTCTGGCCCGGCAGCGCACCGATGATCGGGCCGCAGCTTTGA
- a CDS encoding ferredoxin--NADP reductase, translating to MSDRIAAAAKLAPSASLTVEEVLRVRHWNEHLFSFSITRPPSFRFRSGEFVMIGLPGGEGRPLLRAYSIASPAWSDEIEFLSIKVPDGPLTSRLQKIAPGDPIYLGRKPTGTLVADALLPGKRLFLLSTGTGLAPFLSLARDPDIYDRFNQVVIVHCVRQVSDLAFREELESQLAGDPLVQDLALLQFHYLPTVTREPFRIEGRIDALIDSGRLFGHPLTGPTQFDPATDRIMMCGSMAMIRDLQARFLSLGFKEGSNAAPGDFVIERAFVG from the coding sequence ATGAGTGATCGTATTGCCGCAGCCGCCAAACTGGCCCCATCCGCCTCGCTGACCGTCGAGGAAGTGCTGCGGGTGCGCCACTGGAACGAGCATCTGTTCAGCTTCTCGATCACCCGCCCGCCGAGCTTTCGCTTCCGTTCGGGCGAATTCGTGATGATCGGCCTGCCGGGCGGCGAGGGGCGGCCGCTGCTGCGCGCCTATTCGATCGCGAGCCCCGCCTGGTCGGACGAGATCGAATTTCTGTCGATCAAGGTGCCCGATGGCCCGCTGACGTCGCGTCTGCAAAAGATCGCGCCGGGCGACCCCATCTATCTCGGTCGCAAGCCGACCGGGACGCTCGTCGCCGACGCGCTGCTGCCGGGCAAGCGGCTGTTCCTGCTCTCGACCGGCACCGGCCTCGCGCCATTCCTCAGCCTGGCGCGCGACCCCGACATCTACGACCGCTTCAACCAGGTCGTGATCGTCCATTGCGTCCGGCAGGTCAGCGATCTCGCCTTCCGCGAAGAGCTTGAAAGCCAGCTCGCGGGCGATCCGCTGGTGCAGGATCTGGCGCTGCTGCAATTCCATTATCTGCCGACGGTGACGCGCGAGCCTTTCCGCATTGAGGGGCGCATCGACGCGCTGATCGACAGCGGCCGCCTGTTCGGCCATCCGCTGACCGGCCCCACGCAATTCGATCCCGCAACCGATCGCATCATGATGTGTGGCAGCATGGCGATGATCCGCGACCTGCAGGCGCGCTTCCTGTCGCTGGGCTTCAAGGAAGGATCGAACGCCGCGCCCGGCGACTTCGTCATCGAGCGGGCTTTCGTGGGGTGA